Part of the Paracoccus sp. MC1862 genome, AGATCGCCTACGGGCTGACGATCTTCGCGGTCGACCAGGAAGACCTCTATGTTTACGAGCTGAACCCCGAAAACCCGGACCAGTATCGCTACAACGGCGAATGGGTCGACATGGAGGTCGTGGAAGACACCATCAACGTCCGTGACGGCGCGCCACAGCAGGTGACGATGAAGTTCACCCGCCACGGACCCGTCCTGAAGGTGGACGAGGACAACAACCGTGCCTTCGCCTTCCGCAGCGTCTGGTTCGAGCCGGGAACATCGGCCTACTTCGGCTCGGTCGACTACATGGGGGCGCAGAACTGGGACGAGTTCTCGGCCGCGATGGAACGCTTCTCGACGCCATCCGAAAACCAGGTCTATGCCGATACCGACGGCAACATCGGCTGGATCGTCGGCGCCATGACACCACAGCGCGAAAACTGGGACGGGTTGCTGCCGGTGCCGGGCGACGGACGCTATGAGTGGGGGTTCCTTGAACGGGAGAAGCTGCCATCGGCCTACAACCCCGAAAAGGGCTGGTTCGCCACTGCCAACGAGATGAACCTGCCGGCGAACTATCCCTACAAGGACTACAAGGTCGGCTTCGAATGGTCGGACCCGTCCCGCATCCAGCGGATTTCCGAAGTGCTGAGCGCCGATGATCAGGTATCGCTTGCCGATTCCATGGCGCTCCAGAACGACGATCACAGCGTCATGCAGCGCCGCGTGGTCGATCTGATGAAGGGTTTGAGTCTGCCGGAAACCGCATCCCAGGCCGACCGCGACGCGCTGGCCCTGATCCAGGGCTGGGACGGCGTGACTTCGGCCGACAGCGCCGCGGCCGCAGTGGCCGAGACGATGCTGAGCAAGTATCTGGTGCCCACCACGGCGCCCCGCGTGTTAGGCGAGGACTTGGCCGAACTGCTGGGACGCGGCGCGATCTCGTCGGTGATGGATCTTCTGGCGCAGCCTGACGAAAGGCTGGGCGACAATCCCGGACAGGCGCGCGAAGACATCCTGGCTACTGCCCTGTCGGGCGCCGTTGCTGAAACGACCGAACGGCTGGGCAGCGACATGTCGGAGTGGCGCTGGGGCGATCTGCACAAGGGCAAGTTCACCCATGGCGTCGCGGGTCTGGCCCAGCCGGGTTTCTCCAGCCAGATGAACGTGGGCCCGCTGTCAATGGGCGGCTCGGCCTACAGCCCGCGGGCGGCCAGCTACAACGACAGCTTCGAGGTCACCTCGGGCGCGTCGTTCCGCATGGTTCTGGATGTGGGCAACTGGGACGCAAGCCGGTTCATCAACACTCCCGGCCAATCCGGCGATCCGATGAGCCCGCACTACCGCGACCTCGCGCCACTCTGGGCGGCCGGAGACTATGCACCGCTGATCTATTCCCGCGAGGCTGTCGAGAATGCGGCCGCGCACATGATCTCCCTCACTCCGGGGAACTGATTACAGGCTGATGGGCAGGGCGCTACCATCATGATGGTGGCGCCCTAGTTTAGACACTTGGCAGATACTCAGAGCCATTTGCGCAGCCAGAATGGCGCAATATGGCACGATCATGTGTGATCGGAACACCGCTTGCGGGTCACCTCCGAAGGAGTGGCAAGATCATGCCCGATTTCACTGCCCACAAACACCCCGTTCTGACCGTCCGTTGCCCGACCTGCGGCATGGCCCCCGGCCTCTGGTGCCGACGCCCGGACGGCCACATGGCCTCCGATCTTCACGCCGGTCGCCAAGCCGAGGCCGACCGGCTGTTCATCGAGCAGCACGGCGAACTGACCCGCGCGCCCGCGCCCGTGATTGAGGTCCGTCATGCAGCCGTAGCGACGCGCCGGCTGGACCCTGCCTGACTGGACTGCCCATGCTTGGACGCCGGAACACAATCCGCGCTACAGTCGCCAGATCAACGCCGCGTGCGCCCGGAACATCGAGCAATTCCCGCGCGAGCTGGTCGCGGTCGAGTTGGACACCGCCACACTTCTGTCCCTGCGCGCTGCAGCACCACTCTCGCCGCTTCGGCTGTCCGCATCGCGAGAACTGCGCCGGTCACTGGACTCCATTGCGATCATGGGCGTGAACAACCAGCTTGCCTGCCTCGGCCGCATCCAGGGCCGCAACGCTGCCTGACCCCTTTCCTTCAGGCCGGAGGATCAACTGGTCTTGTCTCACGCAATGCCTTCTTTTTGCCGATCGGGGTACCGGTCTGGCGCACCGGTTCCCCAATCATGGCGCTGCCCGCGCCGGGGCCGCTGCGCTGCTTGTGCGTCCCAGGGATGCAGACCTTACGCACCGAGATAGATCGATGGTTGTTGGGGGCATAAGGTGGCTATCGCGGTATATGGCCGAGGTGGAGTTTTGATGCTCAACCACGAGCCATGGGAACACCCGATGACCACGATCAACATGGACCTGTCTCCCACGAGTAATTACCGGTCGAAATAGGACTTGATCTTATCTCTGTCGGTAGTTTCGGCCAGCGCCAGCATCAGCAGGATGCGCGCCTTTGACGGCGACAGGTCATCGCCGAAGATCGCGCCAAGCTCCTCGGTCGTGGCGCCGCCGCCGACGAAGCCGTAGTTTGGCTGGACGCTGCCGTCCGGCACTCGCGAGGTGATCACGACGGGCACCCCCTTGCCGATTGCGTACTTGATCGCCTCGTACATCGGCTCGTTCACGTTGCCCCAGCCGAACGCCTGGATCACGATCCCTTTGGCGCCGTCGTCGGCCGCCTGCCGCACGTAGCCGCCGTCGGCACCCGTATACATGGCGATGAGGTCGACCCGAGGCAGCGTCTCGGGCAGCGGCAGGGGCGGGTGCTGCAGCGGCTCCTGTTGAAAGGCGACATCGTCGCGATCGACATAGCCGATCGGGCCATACAGCCCTGATCCAAAGGCGGCGACGTTGCTGGTATTCGTCTTTCGCACCGCCCGGGCGGGATGGATGACATGGTTCATGTTGACGGTGACCCCCTTGCCGCCCGAATCCTCGTCGAGGATCTGCTTCACGGCATTGGTGATGTTGCGCGGGCCATCGCTGTCTGGCTCCGATGCGCTTCGGAGCGCACCGACCAGCACGACCGGTTTGTCGCTTTGAACCGTGAGGTCGAGGAAGTAGGCGGTCTCCTCGATCGTGTCCGTCCCGTGCGTGACGACGACGCCCTTGACGTCTGGATCAGCCAGTTGCTCCTGGATCGTACGGGCGAGATTTGGCCAAAGGTCTGGGCCCATGTATGGGCTCGGGACATTGCTGAATTCCACCACTCCGATGTCGGCCAAGCCGGCGAGCGCCGGCACCGCGGCCACCAGATCCTCGCCCGAGAGCGCCGGGACCGGGGCGCCGGTTTCGTCCACCGTCATCGCAATCGTGCCGCCTGTCGCGACGACGGTCACGTTGGGAAGGTTCCCGCTGTCCGCCGCATTCTGGGCGCTGGCCGCGTTCTGGTTTGCGGCCGGCTGTTGGGCCACCTCCTGGGCGGCTCCCGGACCTGCGGTGTGCATTGCGGCGAAGAGTGCGGGGATGGCGAGAAGATAACGAGGCTTCATGGCGTAATCCTTCGAAATCGCGGGTGTTCGTGAAGGAGGGCACCTTCAAGGAGAAAAGCTAACACTGCGGCGTCGCCGGTGCGAGTGACCTGCCGCGGGCTTTTTCCTCCACCTGCGATGAGAGTCCGCCCCCATGAGAGGACGGACGATGAAGAAGGCGCGACGGACCGAGGAGCAGATCATCGGCATCCTGCAGGAGCATGGTCGACGTCTACGTCGACGGCGCGAAGGTCGTTGACCTCTGCCGCAAGCACGGCATGTCGGAAGGCACGTGTCTCAGCGTGGAAGGCGAAGTATTCCGGGATGACGGTATCAGAGGCCAAACGGCTGAAGGCGCTCGAGGACGAGAATGCGAAGCTTAAGAAGCTGCTGGCCGAGCAGATGCTCGAGATGGCGGCGATGAAGGAGCTGCTGTCAAGAAAGTGGTTATGAGGCGGATCAGAAAACAGTCCGGGGGACTGTTTTCCCGCCGATTGGCCCGCCGTGAAGCGCGAGGCAGTCGCGCATCTGCAGGCCCGGTTGGGCCTGTCGGAACGGCGGGCGTGCCGGACTTCCGGGGCGGATCGCAAGATGGTCCGTGACCTGCCGCAGCGGCCATCTGACACGGCCCTGCGCGGACGGCTGCGGGATCTCGCCAACGAGCGGCGGCGGTTCGGCTACCGGCGTCTGTTCGTGTTGTTGCGCCGCGAAGGCGAACCCTCGGGCATCAACCGCATCTACCGGCTCTCCCGCCAGGAAGGGTTAACCGTCCGTAAACGCAGCGCACGCCGCAAGGCGATCGGCACACGGGCCCCGATCCTGGTCGAGGCGCGGGACAATGCCCGCTGGTCGCTCGACTTCGTGCATGACCAGTTCGCCTGCGGGCGGCGGTTCCGGGTGCTGAACGTGATCGACGACGTGACCCGTGAATGCTTGGCAGCCATCCCTGACACGTCGATCTCGGGCCGCCGCGTGGCCCGGGAGCTGACGGCGCTGATCGAACGGCGAGGCACGCCCGGCATGATCGTTTCTGGCAACGGGACGGAACTGACCTCGAACGCCATCCTCAGATGGTGCGCCGAGAACAGGCTCGCGTGGCACTACATCGCGCCAGGCAAGCCCATGCAAGACACGGCTTCGTCGAAAGCTTCAACGGCCGGATGCGAGATGAATTCCTCAACGAGACCCTGTTTCGAAACCTCGCCCACGCCCGCGAGCTGACCGCGGCTTGGGTCACTGACTACAACACCGCGCGGCCCCATTCGGCCCTCGGCGACCAGACCCCCGCCGGGTTCGCCCTGCACCTGAACACCGCAATCGCCCGACCCGCTGCACGCCATGAGAGTTCCGCGCGCCGGGCGATTGCTCACCCCGCCCCAACAGGCATGAACCACCAACGGGCTCCGGTCGCGGCTGGATGAAGGACCCGTGGCAGGTCACGGATCAAGCAGGAGATCGCGGTAGCCTTCGGGCCGAAGACCTTCATGGTCCGGTGCGACATGGTGGATGACGCCATCGGCTACCGGGCGGCTTCGGTCACGGATTTCTGGACCGGGACATCGCGCTGGTCGGACGACAGCCAAAAGGTGGTCAGGGAGACGCTGGAGATGCTCGGCCCCAAGGCTTTCCCTTGGCTCAGGAAGGCGGAGAACCTCGTCCAGGACGTGGTCTCCTATGCCAAGACCACCATCATCCGATCGGTCGTTGTGGCGGTGGGCAACATCCTGTCCAACACCCTGCACTTGGCGCTGGCGGGCGCTCCCATCACCCAGATCGCCAAGGGCAGCCGGGCCAAGTTCTCGGAGAGCACCGAGTTCGTGAAGAACCGCGAGGAGCTGCAGCGCCTCCAGGTTCAGGCGGCAGCAGCGGCCTTGGATCCGCAGGCCATGAAGCCCATCGCCGCCCGTATCCGGGCGCTGGAGGAGGCCAACCGGCACCTTTCGATCGCCCCCTGCTGGAAGCGGGCGAGTTCGGCCCAGATCAGCAGGAAAGCCGCTGAAAGCGTTATCGAGATGCCCACGCGCCAAGCGCGATCGTTGCTCATCCTCAGAGCCAGTTCCCATCCGAGGCCGACGCCGCCGATCAGCATGGCTGCGGCGACGAAATCGAAGACGCCCCAGTTTACCTGATCGGTGACCTGCATTGCCAGCAGGGGCAACAGGATCGCAAAACCCCAAGCCACGATCCTCCAGAGGCGTGCTGAACCGACGCGCTGTGAACGTGCTGTCATCTGCCTGCCTGATTGCCTGACCGAGCCGACACTTTATCATCGCCTGAATGTCCCGCAACATCACGATGGGTTGCAGGAGCCCGAGATGTTCTTAGCGGGCGACAAGTTCCTCTTGGCCGCCACTGCTCAGAATCTGCGGCGGCTCTGCCTGCAGCCTGGCTGCACCCCCCCGACGAGTGCTCAAGCCCCAGCCTGACCGAGCCGGAAGCCTTGGAATTGCAGCCTCACCTGCCAGTGGCAGGGCTGCGGGCAACCGTACCCCTTCCAAGGTCCGTCAAAGCCCCGGACCCGGCTTCGATCGGCCTTTTTCAACAGAACTTGGAGATCATGCAGCGGTCCAGTCTTCGAGGCTCAGCCCGGCGACGCGAGAGAATTCGCCGATGTTGTTCGTCACCAGCGTCAGGTTTCGCGCTTTGGCCTGTCCGGCGATCAGCACATCATAGGGCCCGATGGGCGTGCCCTGCCGCGCAAGCTCTACCCGGATCTCCCCTGCGGCTCGCGCGTCCTCAGGGTCGAGGTCAATGATGGCGAGGTCGGCGAAGAGAAGCCGCAGGGTCTCCAGGTTGAAGGCAACTTTCTGACTGCGATAGGCCCCGTACCAGAGTTCATGCGCCACGATGGAGGAAATGGCGAGCGAGCCCGGCTCGGAGGCTTCAACCCGCCTGAGCAGTTCGGCGGAGCGTCGCCCGACAAGTGCAATCACAACGTTGGTGTCGAGAAGGTGTCGGATCATGAAAAGAGCTGGTCAAGGTCGGGACGCTGCTGTTCGGCGGGCTGTTCCCGGCCGCTGGTCAGGAAATCCTCGCTGAAGCCTCGCTCGACTGCTGCGTGCAGCGACGCCCAAGGCCTGTCTGTCGCCAGTTTCGGGCGCAGGATCAGGGCATCGCCTTCCCGCGAGATCTCGACCTCGCTGGCCTCAAGGCGGAAGTCCTTCGGCAGCCGGACAGCCTGGGAGTTGCCCGAGCGGAACACCTTGGCAATATGGGGCATGACCGCCTCCTGTGAGTACATCATAGTATATACACAGGAGAGATCGCCGGAACAAGGTCAGGGCTTCAGGACGCATAACCCCGCTTGCGCTTCAACTGCAGCAGAGTCTGGAAGGCGCTCTCCGCCTCACCGGGCTCCTCGTACCAGTCTGTACGGCTGCGACCTGCGGTTCCGATCCGCCCCCAGTGGCGCACCACCCCATGCTCGCCAAAAAGGCTGGTGACAAGTTCCAGGCTGTAGAAGCGTTGCATATTGCAGGCGGGGTCGATGCGGGTGAGCCGGACAGGCCCAGCAGAAGCATCGTCGGAAGCTTGTACTTCGGCGGAACCCGACGGATGCGCGGCCAGTCCCTCCAAAAGGTCGAACTGTTCTTCGCTCACGACAGGCTCCGCGCCCTTGCTCGGGGGAAGTAGGCGTAGAAGGTGGCCCGGCTCACGTTCAGCCGCTTGGCGATTTGCGCCACTGGAATGTTGGTGTCCTTGAGGAGGGCCCGTGCCATCGCAAGGTCCTCCTCGGAAAGCTTGCGGCGTCGTCCGCCCTTGCGGCCCCGAGCAGCCGCGGCCTTCAGCCCCTCGATTGTCCGCTCGCGGTTGAGATCGAGGAAGTACTCGGCGATGGTGCCCAGGAAGTTGAACATCAGCCGCCCCGTCGGGGTTTCGGTGTCCACGGCCTCGGTCAGGGATCGGAGCCGGACCCCCTGCCCTTGCAGCTTGTGGGCCATGTCCAGAATCTCGCGCAAGCTGCGCCCCAGCCGGTCCACCTTCCAAACCACGAGTTGGTCTTCGGGGCGCAAGAATGCGAGCGCAGCTTCAAGCGCTGGACGCTTCGTGCCGGCGCGACCAGACTCCTTTTCCTCGAAGATGCGCTCGCAGCCGGCGCGCTGCAGGGCGTCGCGCTGCAGGTCCAGGTTCTGGTCGTTGGTTGACACGCGCGCATAGGCGATCAGCATGTCAGTTTAGTAGATCAACATGGTCTATCGGACAAATAATTCCCTGACACGGTTTTTGGACATAAAAGAGGTGAAAAGTCGGTGTCCGACCTGTCCTCGCCAAGGATGTCCAATATACGAACGCTTCTTGGACACACCCGCACACAGCGATCAACTTAAATCCGCTGCTTTT contains:
- a CDS encoding penicillin acylase family protein — encoded protein: MMFRHALTSALALGTAFGAVPAQAEIRSAVTRETRSVAGLEQPAEIIIDHWGVPHIYAGSDRDALFLQGYNAARDRLWQIDLWRKRGLGRLAESFGPTFVDQDHAARTFLYRGDIEPEWAAYGPNGRSYAEAFVQGVNAYVQQVLDGRAELPVEFQLTGSQPELWAVEDVVRIRSHGLTRNASSEVSRAQITCAEGIEADRLRQRLEPEWTPTVPEGLDPCTIPADVLDVYELATQNVKFEAPPEAEAEAGTDAEPPAASTAAPPLGTETPPAAERPAETPETVPGAGAPAASSPPAGAVPANGAPASSTDPAASPAHEDGQSSGNRSSSALEPADFLKVTSSNVQEIGSNNWTIAPSRTETGRPILANDPHRAHGVPSLRYVVHLNSPNMSVIGAGEPALPGVSIGHNGKIAYGLTIFAVDQEDLYVYELNPENPDQYRYNGEWVDMEVVEDTINVRDGAPQQVTMKFTRHGPVLKVDEDNNRAFAFRSVWFEPGTSAYFGSVDYMGAQNWDEFSAAMERFSTPSENQVYADTDGNIGWIVGAMTPQRENWDGLLPVPGDGRYEWGFLEREKLPSAYNPEKGWFATANEMNLPANYPYKDYKVGFEWSDPSRIQRISEVLSADDQVSLADSMALQNDDHSVMQRRVVDLMKGLSLPETASQADRDALALIQGWDGVTSADSAAAAVAETMLSKYLVPTTAPRVLGEDLAELLGRGAISSVMDLLAQPDERLGDNPGQAREDILATALSGAVAETTERLGSDMSEWRWGDLHKGKFTHGVAGLAQPGFSSQMNVGPLSMGGSAYSPRAASYNDSFEVTSGASFRMVLDVGNWDASRFINTPGQSGDPMSPHYRDLAPLWAAGDYAPLIYSREAVENAAAHMISLTPGN
- a CDS encoding asparaginase, whose amino-acid sequence is MKPRYLLAIPALFAAMHTAGPGAAQEVAQQPAANQNAASAQNAADSGNLPNVTVVATGGTIAMTVDETGAPVPALSGEDLVAAVPALAGLADIGVVEFSNVPSPYMGPDLWPNLARTIQEQLADPDVKGVVVTHGTDTIEETAYFLDLTVQSDKPVVLVGALRSASEPDSDGPRNITNAVKQILDEDSGGKGVTVNMNHVIHPARAVRKTNTSNVAAFGSGLYGPIGYVDRDDVAFQQEPLQHPPLPLPETLPRVDLIAMYTGADGGYVRQAADDGAKGIVIQAFGWGNVNEPMYEAIKYAIGKGVPVVITSRVPDGSVQPNYGFVGGGATTEELGAIFGDDLSPSKARILLMLALAETTDRDKIKSYFDR
- a CDS encoding type II toxin-antitoxin system VapC family toxin; this translates as MIRHLLDTNVVIALVGRRSAELLRRVEASEPGSLAISSIVAHELWYGAYRSQKVAFNLETLRLLFADLAIIDLDPEDARAAGEIRVELARQGTPIGPYDVLIAGQAKARNLTLVTNNIGEFSRVAGLSLEDWTAA
- a CDS encoding antitoxin, yielding MPHIAKVFRSGNSQAVRLPKDFRLEASEVEISREGDALILRPKLATDRPWASLHAAVERGFSEDFLTSGREQPAEQQRPDLDQLFS
- a CDS encoding WGR domain-containing protein; protein product: MSEEQFDLLEGLAAHPSGSAEVQASDDASAGPVRLTRIDPACNMQRFYSLELVTSLFGEHGVVRHWGRIGTAGRSRTDWYEEPGEAESAFQTLLQLKRKRGYAS
- a CDS encoding recombinase family protein — its product is MLIAYARVSTNDQNLDLQRDALQRAGCERIFEEKESGRAGTKRPALEAALAFLRPEDQLVVWKVDRLGRSLREILDMAHKLQGQGVRLRSLTEAVDTETPTGRLMFNFLGTIAEYFLDLNRERTIEGLKAAAARGRKGGRRRKLSEEDLAMARALLKDTNIPVAQIAKRLNVSRATFYAYFPRARARSLS